One part of the Arachidicoccus terrestris genome encodes these proteins:
- the manA gene encoding mannose-6-phosphate isomerase, class I — protein sequence MSGKKIFLLNGVVRNYSWGGEVFIPRLLHLENKNHEPFAEYWMGAHPSAPSTITIGALKHRLNELIAADPEKYIGHTVLGKFGELPYLFKVLDVKEMLSIQVHPSKSEAEKGFDKEEASGKPITDATRNYKDRNHKPEVMVAISDFYLLHGFKKEDLLRKTLKETPTLTPLLTVFEKSGYKGLYQYVMELPQEEVDHFLTPLVKAALAAEAGKNEPAYWVSKLYPNGISETGPLVNIDRGIFSIYFFNIVFVKPGQAVFQGAGVPHAYLEGQNVELMANSDNVLRGGLTPKHIDVPELLKHTIFEGIEPNIMEGDQITPGTWNYPCPVGDFGIQKIDLHAEGETEGKSTSGEIILVMDGDIRIQQAEALSDNSLHLFRGEACYILPGTRYSLGSNEGGQAYKAFVPAPQS from the coding sequence ATGTCCGGTAAAAAAATATTTCTCCTGAACGGTGTTGTCAGGAATTACAGTTGGGGTGGCGAAGTATTTATCCCCCGTTTATTGCATTTAGAAAATAAAAATCACGAACCTTTTGCCGAATATTGGATGGGAGCCCATCCTTCCGCTCCGTCCACAATAACGATCGGAGCGCTGAAGCATCGACTCAACGAGCTCATCGCGGCAGATCCGGAAAAATATATCGGCCATACCGTGCTTGGTAAATTTGGCGAACTCCCCTATTTATTTAAAGTACTGGATGTAAAGGAAATGTTGTCTATTCAGGTGCATCCTTCTAAATCAGAAGCTGAAAAGGGATTCGATAAAGAAGAGGCTTCCGGTAAGCCCATTACTGATGCTACCAGAAATTATAAAGATCGTAATCACAAACCAGAGGTGATGGTCGCAATCAGTGATTTCTATTTACTGCATGGGTTTAAAAAAGAGGATTTGCTGCGTAAAACCCTTAAAGAGACGCCGACTCTTACCCCATTATTGACTGTATTTGAAAAGTCTGGCTATAAAGGCCTATATCAATACGTAATGGAACTTCCCCAGGAAGAGGTGGATCATTTTCTGACACCGCTGGTAAAAGCAGCGCTGGCCGCAGAGGCGGGGAAAAATGAGCCGGCTTATTGGGTGAGCAAACTCTATCCCAATGGCATAAGTGAGACCGGGCCATTAGTCAATATCGACCGGGGTATTTTCTCCATTTATTTTTTCAATATCGTTTTTGTAAAGCCAGGACAGGCTGTATTTCAGGGGGCAGGCGTCCCGCACGCGTATCTGGAAGGACAGAATGTAGAACTAATGGCCAATAGCGATAATGTACTCAGAGGGGGCCTGACGCCCAAACATATTGACGTACCGGAATTACTTAAACATACGATCTTCGAAGGCATTGAACCTAATATCATGGAGGGGGACCAGATCACACCAGGCACCTGGAACTACCCCTGTCCGGTCGGCGATTTTGGTATACAGAAGATTGATCTCCACGCAGAAGGTGAGACCGAAGGTAAAAGCACCTCGGGAGAAATCATTCTTGTTATGGATGGCGATATCCGCATACAGCAGGCGGAAGCGTTATCAGATAACAGTTTACATCTGTTTAGAGGAGAAGCCTGCTACATTCTCCCTGGTACCAGGTATTCACTAGGTAGTAATGAAGGAGGGCAGGCCTATAAGGCATTTGTACCTGCACCTCAATCCTGA
- a CDS encoding YkgJ family cysteine cluster protein → MEKIDLKAFAIKAEEKKKAFRRFITKCEKKPPKNLNSLAIETDKEVWQEIDCTSCANCCKKMTPTFTPKDIKRAATFLHMTPAAFKAKWLIKEKQDKDWVNRQQPCQFLDLSTNLCTIYEARPDDCAGFPHLAKQKVKDYIHIHRQNMMYCPATYRFVELLKQKLKTFPDKKDLSGLKIIGKGKKRKSPVRSV, encoded by the coding sequence ATGGAAAAAATAGATTTAAAGGCCTTTGCTATAAAGGCAGAAGAAAAGAAAAAAGCATTTCGTCGTTTTATCACCAAATGTGAAAAAAAACCACCCAAAAACCTGAACAGCTTAGCTATCGAGACAGACAAAGAAGTTTGGCAGGAAATTGATTGTACCAGCTGTGCCAATTGCTGTAAAAAAATGACGCCGACTTTTACACCTAAAGACATTAAACGCGCTGCCACTTTCCTTCATATGACGCCGGCCGCCTTTAAGGCAAAATGGCTGATAAAGGAAAAACAGGACAAAGATTGGGTGAATCGTCAACAACCCTGTCAGTTTCTGGACCTGTCCACAAACCTCTGTACGATCTACGAGGCCCGGCCAGACGACTGCGCTGGTTTTCCCCATCTGGCGAAGCAAAAGGTCAAAGATTATATTCACATCCACCGTCAGAATATGATGTATTGCCCGGCCACCTATAGATTTGTAGAACTGCTTAAGCAAAAACTGAAGACCTTTCCGGATAAAAAAGACCTTTCCGGCTTGAAAATTATCGGCAAGGGCAAAAAACGGAAATCCCCTGTACGTTCGGTATAG
- the xerD gene encoding site-specific tyrosine recombinase XerD — MWDSSIKGFAAYLQLERSLSHHSVEAYLRDIRKLTSYLEMQGIAVPPEGLSLEVLQGFIKYVAELGLEPASQARLISGVKGFYKYLLIENLISIDPTTLLEAPKMRRKLPDVLSFGEIEAMIQAIDLSRPEGHRNKAMLEVMYSCGLRVSELVALRNSWLFLDTGFIRVIGKGDKERLIPIGSEAIHYLNIYLEGQRRTGVIQAGYEDFVFLNRRGKPLTRVMVFLIIKDLAKAAGIKKNISPHTLRHSFATHLVEGGADLRAVQEMLGHESITTTEIYTHLDKQFLKSTLELFHPAFKK, encoded by the coding sequence ATGTGGGACTCTTCTATAAAAGGTTTTGCAGCCTACCTGCAACTGGAGCGCTCACTGAGTCATCACTCAGTGGAGGCCTACCTGCGTGATATCCGTAAACTGACTAGCTATCTGGAGATGCAGGGAATAGCCGTGCCTCCCGAAGGGCTCAGTCTGGAGGTTCTGCAAGGCTTTATCAAGTATGTGGCAGAATTAGGGCTGGAGCCCGCCTCACAGGCCCGGCTGATATCCGGAGTAAAAGGCTTTTACAAGTATTTATTAATTGAGAATCTGATCAGTATTGATCCGACTACTTTATTGGAAGCACCAAAAATGCGCAGAAAGCTACCGGATGTGCTTTCTTTCGGGGAGATCGAAGCGATGATTCAAGCTATTGATCTGAGCCGGCCGGAAGGTCATCGAAATAAAGCCATGTTGGAGGTGATGTATAGTTGCGGGCTGCGTGTCAGCGAACTGGTGGCATTGCGTAATAGCTGGCTGTTTTTAGATACGGGGTTTATCAGAGTGATTGGCAAGGGAGATAAGGAAAGATTGATTCCTATAGGAAGCGAAGCGATTCATTATTTGAATATTTATCTGGAAGGGCAAAGGAGAACAGGCGTGATTCAGGCGGGATATGAAGATTTTGTTTTTTTGAACAGAAGAGGTAAGCCGCTGACAAGGGTGATGGTGTTTCTGATTATTAAGGACCTGGCTAAAGCCGCAGGCATCAAGAAGAATATATCTCCTCATACGTTACGTCATTCTTTTGCTACACATCTGGTAGAAGGAGGGGCAGATCTCAGGGCGGTGCAGGAAATGCTGGGACATGAAAGCATTACGACAACGGAGATCTATACGCATCTGGATAAACAGTTCCTGAAGTCAACCCTGGAGCTTTTTCATCCGGCATTTAAGAAATAG
- a CDS encoding serine hydrolase domain-containing protein translates to MKVLFLLIISASLLLSCGATKDKKPKKEKKEPGIVLYPADSSYFRPLTDAEKNHYKNEVEAAYHKILGPYFNGAILVAKNGQVVYEDYKGIADFRKKTPITIHTPMHLASISKTFTGMTILHLWETGKLSLDDDLQKYFPKLPYYGITIKMLLSHRTGLPNYVYFMEKGFDRQRKATNQDVINFMMVNKPKITAKPDRAFQYCNTNFLLLASIIEKVTKMPFPEYMKDSVFMPLGMQDTYVFSTKDTLNYIPTYRGNRPFPMTNVDCTYGDKNVYSTVRDLLLWDRSLYAHTFLKASTLKMAFTPQSHEHPSMHNYGLAWRTYFNPRTGDSIIYHNGYWHGSNTVFNRIAQDTATIILLGNKYNPNNYNAKKLTRIFTGNVDY, encoded by the coding sequence GTGAAAGTACTTTTTCTCTTAATTATATCAGCTAGTTTATTGTTGTCCTGCGGAGCCACCAAGGATAAAAAGCCTAAAAAAGAGAAAAAGGAGCCTGGTATTGTGCTCTATCCAGCTGATTCTTCTTATTTCAGGCCGCTCACAGATGCCGAGAAGAATCATTACAAAAACGAAGTGGAAGCTGCCTACCATAAGATACTGGGACCGTACTTCAATGGAGCCATCCTGGTCGCGAAGAATGGTCAGGTCGTATATGAGGATTACAAGGGTATTGCTGACTTTAGAAAAAAGACCCCTATCACAATTCATACGCCCATGCACTTGGCATCCATTTCCAAGACATTTACCGGTATGACCATCTTACATCTCTGGGAGACCGGTAAGCTTTCCCTGGATGACGATCTGCAAAAGTATTTTCCCAAATTGCCGTATTACGGCATTACGATCAAGATGCTGCTTTCCCATAGGACAGGCTTACCCAACTATGTATATTTTATGGAAAAGGGGTTTGACCGGCAGCGAAAAGCTACAAACCAGGACGTCATCAACTTCATGATGGTGAATAAGCCCAAAATAACAGCGAAGCCTGACAGAGCATTCCAATATTGTAATACCAATTTCCTATTATTGGCTTCTATTATAGAAAAAGTCACCAAAATGCCTTTCCCGGAATATATGAAAGACAGTGTTTTTATGCCTTTGGGCATGCAAGACACCTATGTGTTCTCCACTAAAGATACACTCAATTATATTCCGACCTATAGGGGGAATCGGCCTTTCCCAATGACGAATGTAGATTGTACTTATGGCGATAAAAACGTCTATAGTACAGTCAGGGACTTGCTGCTATGGGACCGAAGCCTCTATGCCCATACGTTCCTGAAGGCCTCTACGCTTAAAATGGCCTTCACTCCTCAAAGCCACGAACATCCTTCCATGCATAACTACGGGCTGGCATGGCGCACTTATTTTAATCCCAGAACCGGAGATTCTATTATTTATCATAATGGATACTGGCATGGCAGCAATACGGTTTTCAACCGTATTGCGCAGGATACCGCAACCATTATTCTATTAGGAAATAAATATAACCCCAACAACTATAATGCGAAGAAGCTGACCCGGATCTTCACCGGAAATGTGGATTACTAA
- a CDS encoding putative sugar nucleotidyl transferase gives MAIYLFETLQLRQRFYPLTRNKNVADLQLGGYELAFWWQHYNEEIIHILTEDYLQTTIPAFMEPGDILVHGASYPGQMRTLLKKYHSDKKGVGFKLKGINVEKTDGIAAVCIKERLSTEAVRTCLFNSTDADIALAALLEGQNITWTIPEGNIYLSTPEQLLKWQGAGIRMSVAAFTDIMEGTTGRESQPLDKSNRITGDHPVIIKEGAIVRMSLLNTESGPICIGKDASVMEGSMLRGPLYLGDRSVIKMGTRIYGPVVTGADCVLGGEIKNVIFHEGSNKGHEGYLGDSIIGAWCNFGAGSGGSNLKNTAGEVRLYDYASQNYRKVGLKFGALVGDYTRTGVGTQLTTGSSIGLCCHLFGQQMPPRLVADFSWGTGHDLDTYQLEKAIQHIGQWRKFKGSTLTDREIRILHHIFGQAR, from the coding sequence ATGGCGATATACTTATTTGAGACCCTGCAGTTGAGGCAGCGCTTTTATCCTCTGACCAGAAACAAAAATGTTGCAGACCTGCAATTGGGCGGGTATGAGCTTGCATTCTGGTGGCAGCATTATAACGAAGAAATAATCCATATATTGACAGAGGATTATTTACAGACAACTATTCCAGCATTCATGGAGCCTGGTGACATACTTGTGCACGGGGCGTCTTATCCAGGCCAGATGAGGACCTTGCTAAAAAAATACCATTCGGATAAAAAGGGGGTTGGTTTTAAGCTGAAAGGAATAAACGTTGAGAAGACAGATGGGATTGCCGCTGTCTGCATAAAAGAGCGCCTTTCTACCGAAGCGGTAAGAACCTGCCTTTTTAACAGTACAGACGCCGATATTGCTTTAGCAGCGCTGCTGGAAGGCCAGAATATCACCTGGACTATCCCTGAAGGTAATATTTATCTAAGTACACCGGAGCAATTATTGAAGTGGCAGGGGGCCGGCATACGTATGTCGGTTGCGGCGTTTACAGATATAATGGAGGGGACGACCGGCAGAGAAAGTCAGCCTCTAGACAAGAGCAACCGGATTACAGGGGATCATCCGGTGATCATTAAGGAAGGGGCCATTGTCAGAATGTCTTTGCTGAATACAGAAAGCGGTCCGATTTGCATTGGAAAAGATGCCTCTGTTATGGAAGGTTCCATGCTACGGGGCCCCCTTTATTTAGGTGATCGTTCCGTTATTAAAATGGGTACCCGGATCTACGGCCCTGTTGTTACGGGAGCAGACTGTGTCTTAGGAGGGGAAATCAAGAATGTTATCTTTCATGAGGGGTCCAATAAGGGACATGAGGGCTATTTAGGCGATTCTATCATCGGAGCCTGGTGTAATTTCGGGGCCGGAAGTGGCGGTAGTAATCTCAAAAATACCGCAGGCGAAGTAAGGTTATATGATTATGCATCGCAAAACTACAGAAAAGTTGGTTTGAAGTTTGGGGCACTGGTAGGTGACTATACCCGCACGGGCGTCGGGACACAGCTCACTACAGGCTCTAGCATCGGCCTCTGTTGCCATCTTTTCGGGCAGCAGATGCCACCCAGGCTCGTGGCGGATTTCTCATGGGGCACGGGGCATGATCTGGATACCTATCAGCTGGAAAAAGCCATTCAGCATATCGGGCAATGGAGGAAATTTAAGGGGAGCACCCTTACTGATAGGGAAATTCGAATTTTGCATCATATCTTTGGCCAGGCCAGATAA
- the tpiA gene encoding triose-phosphate isomerase, with amino-acid sequence MRTQIAAANWKMNLTLQQGQDLLSHILSKSTSVREGHAVIFAVPAPYLQAAKEIVGDRQNVYISAQNIYSKTSGAYTGEVSVEMLKSVGVYHTLIGHSERREYFGESNQFLADKVDIALASNVTPIFCLGESLEIRESGKQNEFVATQLEQSLFHLSADQITKIIIAYEPIWAIGTGKTASSEQAEEIQKFLRDHLAGKYGQEIADQISILYGGSVKPGNAKELFGQADIDGGLVGGASLVADDFVAIIDALS; translated from the coding sequence ATGCGTACACAAATTGCAGCAGCAAACTGGAAAATGAATCTGACCTTGCAACAAGGCCAGGATCTGTTAAGTCATATTTTGTCTAAATCTACTTCCGTCAGAGAAGGACATGCCGTCATCTTTGCCGTTCCTGCTCCTTATTTGCAGGCCGCAAAAGAGATCGTAGGCGACAGACAAAATGTCTATATTTCGGCTCAAAATATCTATTCCAAGACTTCAGGCGCATACACTGGAGAAGTTTCCGTAGAAATGCTTAAGTCTGTGGGGGTTTATCATACCTTGATTGGCCACTCCGAAAGGAGAGAGTATTTTGGAGAATCCAATCAGTTCCTGGCGGATAAAGTAGATATTGCACTGGCGAGTAATGTCACACCGATCTTCTGCCTGGGCGAATCTCTGGAAATCAGGGAGAGCGGTAAACAAAATGAATTCGTGGCCACACAGTTAGAACAGTCTCTGTTTCATCTGAGCGCTGATCAGATAACCAAGATCATTATCGCTTATGAACCCATCTGGGCTATCGGCACCGGTAAGACAGCGAGCAGTGAACAGGCGGAGGAGATCCAGAAATTTCTGAGAGATCATCTGGCTGGTAAGTACGGACAGGAAATAGCGGATCAGATATCGATCCTGTACGGCGGTAGCGTCAAACCGGGCAACGCTAAAGAACTCTTTGGTCAGGCGGACATTGACGGAGGCCTTGTAGGCGGCGCGTCCCTGGTGGCAGACGATTTTGTTGCTATTATTGATGCCTTAAGCTAA
- a CDS encoding DUF4153 domain-containing protein, with protein MKIKRKLLIFLVGLFSFVVLFYNREPGLNVFIFCAIAWLLAIISLDGFKAFKSDTGFWALSLAVGLTAGAFTYYGDPGSMFCLLLSFYALGVYLTDRKFQIILYPLLLAYSFGTFIVRIFFVDRWIPQRSHLFRPDIDKEPERTDSNVITSDILFTPTKPSHTISWVRTWLLPIIIAIFFLVVYMFSSSMFADVLTKLLPDLDFGVIFALSLLGFFLLFNFMYLLPIPWLYTINEKVLGWDTRRDETAGENKQTAAHQKGAIITLSLLIALLIPFLLIYGYELYQGIHAARLSAAVHEQVNSVILSIVMAVAVIMYYIRPDHPNTVRNKKSRLLRKLAYCWVILNIILVVSAALHNTVYIQRYGLTLLRVGVYIFLLLSMIGLYFTYRKIRDHQSAGYLVSVMFKIIFGTIILNSTVNWSAIVTRYDLAYMATPDIAYLSNLDYNVHILYPHLKSDPKLKNIPYRDRYLKSLKDEVKLNASYPIISAALYYKCANRQILRGQ; from the coding sequence ATGAAAATCAAAAGAAAACTACTGATATTTCTTGTGGGCCTCTTCAGTTTTGTGGTGCTCTTCTACAACAGAGAACCCGGTTTGAATGTTTTTATCTTCTGTGCTATTGCCTGGCTATTGGCAATAATAAGTCTGGACGGATTTAAAGCATTCAAATCTGATACCGGTTTTTGGGCATTAAGCCTTGCTGTCGGCCTGACGGCGGGTGCATTTACCTATTATGGAGATCCGGGTTCGATGTTTTGTCTGCTTTTGAGTTTTTATGCCCTGGGTGTTTACCTGACGGATCGAAAGTTCCAGATAATCCTATATCCGTTATTGCTGGCCTATAGCTTTGGAACTTTTATTGTACGGATATTCTTCGTGGACAGATGGATTCCCCAACGGAGTCACCTGTTCCGGCCCGATATAGACAAAGAGCCTGAGAGAACTGACAGCAACGTTATTACATCTGATATCTTGTTCACCCCCACGAAACCCAGTCATACAATTTCCTGGGTCCGGACCTGGTTGCTTCCGATAATAATCGCGATCTTTTTTTTGGTGGTTTATATGTTCAGCAGCTCAATGTTCGCAGATGTATTGACTAAGCTGCTCCCTGATCTGGACTTCGGGGTGATATTTGCGCTGTCTCTACTTGGTTTTTTCCTGCTATTCAATTTTATGTATCTGTTACCCATCCCGTGGTTGTATACAATCAATGAAAAAGTACTTGGCTGGGATACCCGGCGCGATGAAACTGCCGGGGAGAATAAACAGACTGCCGCTCACCAAAAAGGGGCTATTATAACGCTTTCATTGCTGATTGCACTGCTGATTCCTTTTCTATTAATCTATGGGTATGAACTCTATCAGGGTATTCACGCAGCGCGCCTCAGTGCAGCCGTTCATGAACAGGTCAATTCTGTCATTCTTTCCATTGTTATGGCTGTAGCAGTTATCATGTATTATATCCGGCCGGATCACCCTAATACTGTCCGTAACAAAAAATCAAGATTATTGCGAAAACTGGCTTACTGCTGGGTTATTTTAAACATTATACTGGTTGTCTCCGCAGCTCTGCATAATACTGTTTATATACAACGCTATGGATTAACCCTGCTCAGAGTGGGCGTGTATATTTTTCTCTTATTATCGATGATCGGGCTTTATTTTACCTATAGAAAAATTAGAGATCATCAAAGTGCCGGTTATCTTGTATCAGTCATGTTTAAAATTATCTTCGGGACCATTATATTGAACAGTACCGTTAATTGGAGCGCGATTGTCACACGGTATGATTTGGCTTATATGGCAACACCAGATATCGCATATTTAAGTAACCTGGACTATAATGTGCATATACTTTACCCCCATTTAAAATCAGATCCCAAATTAAAAAATATTCCCTACCGGGACAGGTATCTGAAATCTTTAAAAGACGAAGTCAAGTTGAATGCCTCATACCCGATTATATCTGCAGCGCTATATTACAAATGCGCGAACAGACAAATACTGCGGGGTCAATAA
- a CDS encoding winged helix-turn-helix domain-containing protein, translating to MINIQSLNKEFESRVRLGIMSILMVREWVEFKELKELLEITDGNLASHAGALEKNDYVEVRKEFVGKKPRTTYNVTRLGRKAFTDHLTQLEKLMRQS from the coding sequence ATGATTAATATTCAATCACTTAATAAGGAATTTGAGAGTCGGGTACGCCTGGGAATAATGAGTATACTCATGGTCAGGGAATGGGTGGAATTCAAGGAGCTTAAAGAACTCCTTGAAATCACTGATGGTAACCTTGCCAGCCATGCAGGCGCCCTGGAGAAAAATGATTATGTTGAAGTCCGCAAAGAGTTTGTCGGGAAGAAGCCCAGAACGACTTATAATGTTACCAGATTAGGCAGAAAAGCATTCACTGATCATTTAACACAATTAGAGAAACTGATGCGTCAATCATAA
- the uvrC gene encoding excinuclease ABC subunit UvrC — translation MTSEEFLEIAPSIPKLPGIYKYFDGEGLLIYVGKAKHLRKRVSSYFNKTLSNYKTHELVQRIRHIEFTIVDTEQDAFLLENSLIKQFQPKYNIMLKDDKTYPYIVIKKEPFPRIYLTRNKIKDGSEYIGPFTNVWRVREILDLIKENIPLRTCKLNLTKANIENGKFKVCLEYHLGNCKGPCEGLQTREDYDESIQQIRQIVKGNLGPVVQHFREEMKSHVENMAFEKAEIVRRKIADLENYQAKSTIVNAHLGSLDVFSIWKQEEIAYVNFLMVENGTIIHTHTVELLAQIEESEEDVLLFAIANLREQFNSNSKEIVLATALEFPDQDIKITVPKAGEKKKLLELSEKNVNYFRMELKKKKTLLLESQATAEDERALRMIQEQLSLPELPVHIECFDNSNFQGSYPVSAMVCFKNAQPSKKDYRHFNVKTVEGINDFATMTEAVSRRYSRLTREGLPLPQLVIIDGGKGQLSAAMKAINELRLNGKMTLVGLAKNEEELFFPGDTQSLKLPWDSPSLNLIRRIRDEVHHFGITFHRNKRSKGTFKNELEAIPGIGEATASQLLKRFRSVKQIRQLTERELTAEVGISKAVKIWQYFHP, via the coding sequence ATGACTTCAGAAGAGTTTCTTGAGATCGCACCCAGTATCCCTAAACTTCCAGGTATCTATAAATACTTCGATGGTGAGGGCCTGCTGATTTATGTAGGAAAGGCCAAGCATCTGCGTAAACGTGTGAGTTCGTATTTTAATAAAACCCTAAGCAATTACAAAACGCATGAGCTGGTACAGCGTATTCGGCATATAGAATTTACGATTGTGGATACAGAGCAAGACGCCTTTTTACTGGAAAACTCCCTCATCAAGCAGTTCCAGCCTAAGTATAATATTATGCTTAAGGATGACAAGACCTATCCTTATATTGTCATAAAAAAAGAGCCTTTTCCACGGATTTACCTGACCCGCAACAAAATAAAGGATGGCTCAGAATATATTGGTCCCTTTACCAATGTATGGAGGGTCAGGGAAATATTGGACCTGATCAAGGAAAATATACCGCTTAGAACCTGTAAGTTAAATCTGACTAAAGCCAATATCGAAAATGGAAAGTTTAAGGTCTGTCTTGAGTATCATTTGGGCAATTGTAAAGGGCCCTGTGAAGGTTTGCAAACCAGGGAGGATTATGACGAAAGTATACAACAGATCCGCCAAATTGTAAAAGGCAATCTGGGCCCAGTAGTGCAGCATTTCAGGGAAGAAATGAAGAGCCACGTCGAGAATATGGCATTTGAAAAAGCGGAGATCGTCCGCAGAAAGATCGCCGACCTGGAAAATTATCAGGCAAAATCGACGATTGTTAATGCACATCTCGGGAGTCTGGATGTTTTTTCAATCTGGAAGCAGGAAGAAATCGCCTATGTTAATTTCCTGATGGTAGAAAACGGTACTATTATACATACTCATACTGTGGAACTTCTGGCGCAGATTGAAGAAAGTGAGGAGGATGTATTATTGTTTGCCATTGCTAATCTCAGAGAGCAGTTTAACAGCAACAGTAAGGAGATTGTACTCGCAACGGCTCTGGAATTTCCGGATCAGGATATTAAAATCACTGTTCCCAAGGCAGGAGAGAAAAAGAAGTTACTGGAACTATCCGAGAAGAATGTTAATTACTTCCGGATGGAACTTAAGAAGAAAAAGACATTGTTACTCGAGTCCCAGGCAACCGCAGAAGATGAAAGGGCACTTAGAATGATACAGGAACAGCTTTCCTTACCTGAGCTGCCGGTGCATATTGAATGTTTTGATAACTCGAATTTTCAGGGATCTTATCCGGTGTCGGCGATGGTCTGCTTTAAAAACGCGCAGCCCAGTAAAAAGGATTATCGTCATTTTAATGTTAAGACTGTAGAGGGGATCAATGACTTTGCCACCATGACAGAGGCTGTATCCAGAAGATACAGTCGTCTGACGCGAGAAGGTCTACCCTTACCTCAGTTGGTTATTATTGACGGAGGGAAAGGGCAGCTAAGTGCTGCGATGAAAGCCATCAACGAACTTCGTTTAAATGGTAAGATGACCTTGGTCGGTCTCGCAAAAAATGAAGAAGAACTTTTCTTTCCCGGAGATACACAATCCCTGAAACTCCCCTGGGATAGTCCCTCACTTAATCTGATACGCCGGATCAGAGATGAGGTACACCATTTTGGCATTACCTTTCATCGCAATAAAAGGTCAAAGGGCACTTTTAAAAATGAACTGGAGGCTATTCCCGGCATCGGAGAGGCCACTGCGAGTCAGCTACTTAAGCGCTTTCGTTCAGTCAAGCAGATTCGCCAGCTGACAGAAAGAGAGTTAACTGCTGAAGTAGGGATATCTAAGGCGGTGAAGATCTGGCAATACTTCCACCCTTAG